The Candidatus Margulisiibacteriota bacterium genome segment GCAATACTTATCAGGTCCTTGGAGCCGTTATTCGGCGAAGACATAATGAAAAAAAATCGCAAGACAGATAATATAAAAAAGTTGACCAGCGGACCGGGCATGCTTTGCCAGGCTCTGGATATTACCAGAAAAGATAACTGTGTTAATTTGCAGAATGGCCATATCGGAATATATCATGATCGAACAGATAATGTTAAAATTAACATTGTACAGGTACCTCGTATCGGTATAAAAGAAGAGAACAAAAAACTTTATCGTTTTTATATAAAAGGAAATGAATATGTTTCGGTCAAGTAGATTTTTACCTGCAAGCTTTTTATTGCAAACATTTAGAAATGTATTCCTGACTATATGTCTGTCAATTTTGTCCGGAGCGTGTTTCGCTTATCCGTTTCCTCATTACGAAACGTGGAATGTTTATGAAACCGAACATTTTAATATTTATTTTAATGACAAGACCAGATATGTAGCTGACCAGGCTTTTGACATTGTTGAAGACATTTATAAAAGTGTATCGACCGAACTAAAATATTCACCCAGAGATAAAGTAGAGCTGGTTTTTTCTGACCTGAGCGATCTTGCGAATGGCAGTGCGGATTATTTTTCACAAACTATTGTCATAGAGGTTTCATCGGCGCCAACCAACGAACTGGGGCCTTTTAAAAAGAGCGCGCTCTACAATATTATTACGCATGAACTGACTCATATAATTCATCTGGGTATGAATTATTCTTCCGAAGCTTTGTACAGGTTAACAAAACGTTTGACCAGCAAAGGGTTTTTATATCCTCAATATATAGCTGAAGGGTACGCAGTTTATAACGAGAAACTTCTGGCCGGAGGCGGAAGACTTTATAATTCCTATTTCCATGAATATATGATGGCTTTTGCCAAATACCATGATTTCCCTAAATTAAGTCAATTGGCTAATCGCAGTATGCTACGCTGGCCACAGGGAAATGGCCCTTATATTGTCGGAGCTGAATTTATCGATTATCTGGCCGATCAGTATGGTATACAAAGGCTGCTGGATTCCTACCACGATTTTGCCAAAGATTTCTATTTATCAGGCTTCGAACAGGCCATACATCAGGCTTACGATAAATCAGCTGAAGTGCTTTATGATGAATTTCTGGAAAAAACTTTTAATACCTACATGGAAAAAGAAAAAACCGAAACCTCATATAATATAGTTATTTCAGCAAACGGCTATGCTCAATATCCAGCCTGGCTGACAGAAAATAAATTTGTTTATTATCAATCGGATTTGCAGCAGGACCCGGGTTTTTTTGAATATGATCTGCAAAACTCAAAGAGCAGTACTATGTTAAGGGAACCCTATCTGATGAGTAATTTCCAGTTGTCAGACGAATCGCTTTATCTGATTAAATATGAATATCAGGACCTGTATAAAACTCAATTGCAGCTATATAGATATTCCCTGACCAATAATAGGGAAGAAGTTTTGGAAAAGCATGTAAGGAACTTTATTGTAAAAAACAACCGGTTATTTATGGTCCAGGACATGGTAACCGGAGATGTCCTTTCAGAAGTAAATTTTGAGAGTCTGGAACATAATAAACTTCTTGAAGCGGAATATCTGGATTTTTTAGCTTATGACAGTCTGCATTATAGATTGGCTTATGTTAAAAGAAATCAGGCCAAAAACGGGCTTTATTTTCTGGACCTGAAAAGTAAACAGGAAAATTTGTTGTATGAAGGCAATATTCGCGACTTGTCCTTTGATACTACCGGTGATGTCCTGTATTTTGTTGCCGATTGGGACGGCTACAGCCAGCTTTATTCCTATCAAACAAGGGAAGGTTCTCTTCATCGTCTTACCAATCTTTTAACGGGAGTATATCACCCCTCAGTGCAAGCGAACCGGTTGCTTTTTTCTACACTCACCAATAAAGGTTATGATATTTGTTACATTGATAATCTGGCAAACAGCATAGTATCTGTGAATTACAAAATACCGAAACCGGATGAAATTGTCCCGACTATTCCGACCTTCCAGGCAATTTCCTTAAATATTAAAAAGGAGATAACACCAAACTTTTACGCTACCTATTTTAAAAAGCAGTATCCTAAACAGCCGAAGCCTTATGATATGTTTAATGTTAATTTGCTGTATTTCATTCCCTTTCTAGCCATCAGTAATTACGGCAGTTATGTGGGCTTCAATTCTCTAATGACTGACCCTCTGCAATATCACCAGTTCCAAATGTACTATTTATATAATTATGGTTTCGAGAATTATCAATTCCAATATATGAATACAGCGCTTTATCCTTTCTTGCAGATGAACGCTTCCAAAGAAAACGACACCCAGGCTTTTACGACCAGTCTGCTTTTCCCGTTTATGCAAAAAGATATATATTTTGATTTTTCCGCTGGGCTGCAAAACCAGACGACCAGCCCCAACAATCAGGCGCAGTATTTTACTTTTGCCCATAATATTCGTTCATATCGTGGTTATAACTATTCAATATCGCCTGAAAAAGGTTTTGCCAATCTGTTCTTTTTTAAAATTCGGGATAACACCAGCTATACTTCTGTTTTGGATGATTTGAATCTTTATATCCCGGGCCTTGCTCTTAATCATGTTCTGAAATTGAATATTACCGCGGGCAGAAGTCAGAATGAAAGTTTCACAGTCGGAGGATTTCCCAATACCTATTTTGTGCGCGGCTATGGATATAATGATACAAAGTCCGGTCCGTATCTGGCGAAATTTAGCCTGGAATATAAATATCCGCTGGCCCGTATCGATGATTTAACATTCTTTAATTTTTACACCTATCAGCTTTATGGTACATTTTTTGTGGATTTCGCCGATACTGATAGCAGAACAAATCTTTTCCAAACTCCTTTGTTTAGTGTAGGTTATTTAATCGACGCGCAAAATGTTTTTTCTAACCTTATCCCTCTCGACATCGGGATAGGTGTGGCTACCACCCCTAAGTCCAGTTTCAATCTGATCTTCTTTTTCAGCCTTTAGGTTTTTTTCGGATATATATCACCCCTCTCCAGCTTGCGGGAGAAGGGTTAGGGGTGAGGGTAGTTCCAAAAAAACGGGAAATAGTATTCTAATATACGATATATTTAATAAGAATATTTATTCATAAGGGGTAACAAGTGCGCGCCAAAATTATTTCTTTAGATATTGAATTGTTCCGGGAATTTTTTTCCACAAAATGGATTTATAGCGTAATGCCTGAAAAAGTTAAAGAATTCTTAGAAAAACTTATTGTGCTTAAAGGTCCTGCGGATAATCCTGAACATAAAGTCAAATGGGCGGCATATGTAAATCAGGTTGTGGAGTTCATACGAATAAGCTCTTCTGTTCCCGCTGAGGATAAAATGAATCCTTTAAAATCTATTACGGCTTGTTTATTAAATATCGGAGCGAATAATTTTGATGCTGTTCAAAAGAAATTTTTAAGGGATATTACAATCCTCGGTTTTATTAAGCGAGCTGTTTCTGCGAACGATAAAATTTCTTATGATGCAAACCATATAGCAGTTGCCAATATTATAGCAAATGAAAACGTTGAGCAGGCGATGGCTTATTTGGAAAAAGTAATTAATGAGCATGAAGGGGCTCCGGTTAGTTCCATAACAGAATTGATAGAAAAAAATATTGATTTTAGTAATAAGGATAAACTCTTACCTATATTAAACATGATTATTGAAAGACAAACAACATGGGTACAAGCCAGGGCGCGAGTTTTACTGGGTAGTATAAACGATGACAAGTCGTTCGAAATTTTCATTACTAAAAATAAAGCCCTGAAACTGCTTGTGGATTTGCTCAAACAATATAAAAATTCAAATAATGTGCTTAAATTTGCTGTCGACACTGCCACTTTTACGTTATGCTACGAACAAGGGGTTATTAAGTGGAATTATTCTAACGGTGAAAAAAAATACGATGGAGAAATAAGTATAAATGATAATATAACCATTTCTGAAAAAGGAGAAATAGATATCAAACATACTATAGATGCTCAGAATTTCGGCAGTGGAGGTTCAAACCATTATTATTTATCTTTGCAAATAGACGAAAAGAACAAAAAATTGAGATTCAAGATTGGCAATTACTCATATTCCGAAATGCTGGGAGATGGAAAATTCTATCCGATGTTTGAAGGTCATGGCATCTTGCCGGAGCTAGGTTAGAGTATGAAAAATAAAATCATCTCAGAACAAGAATATATTGTCCCGGCGGATATTCAGAAATGTTTGGAGTTCATAGATGGGCGCATGGGAAGTTCTGCGGAGGAGATATTAAGTAAGATATTTATTTATAAGCAAAAAACACCTGACAAAGACTGGCCGTTCATTGTCGAAAATTTATTGAATTTAATCTCGATGGGAGTTGGGGAGGATGTAGACAAGGGGGTAAAAGCTATCTGCTTTAAGTCCATAAAATCATGTTTGTTGAACCTGAACGATAAGAATTATGAGACAGTTAAAGATAAGCTGCACCGGGATTTAAACAAACTGAATATTAAGGATATTAATACGGAGATTCAGGAAAAATGGGAAGAATTTTTAAACAGTCCATGTCATGGCTCCAACATTGCTATAAAAAGTATTTTAAGTAACGTCGGCGACTTGCTGGTTGAGGTCAATAAAAACCTGATAAAAATAAAATATCGGAATTTTGAAGGTAATCTGAGCCCTGAGCAGGCAATCGGTGCGCTTTCAATGTTTGCTTATCATATGAATGAATCCGATAAATCTTCAAGTGAAAGCACTTCTATGCTTGAATTTGCAAAAGGATATGATTTTCTAATGAGCTATCTAAAACCAACAGATGCCATATCTTTTAAGTGGGAGGAATTCTTAAATCAAAAAGCCCGCAAATCCAATGCCCTTTTCAGAGACTTACTAAAAACTCCCGGTCTGAATATTGAAATTAAAGATAACCGGGTAACTATTCGATATTCAGGTGAAGAATGCATAGTGGACATTGATAAAGCAATAGAGATATTGGGTGAATACGCATTAAATATGAATGAGTTCAATATGTCTGGTGACAGTTATGCGGAGACAGAATGGGGCAGAGCTCATTCGGGTTTGCTTGATGGTATTCGAAAGGGTTCTGACTATACTAAAATATGGGAAAATTTTCTAAACAGCAGTAGTGCGGGGACAAATAGAAAGATTAGTGAAATATTAGGGCGCCTAAAAGATTTACATACTTGTTTACTTAATGATCAGGTGGAGATTAAATATACTCAAAATGAGCAAACATATTCAGCTTCTTTTCCGATAGATGAAGCCAGACTAATAATATCAAAACTGGCATGGCAAATTGATAATATAGATGAAGCACTTGGCTCGTATGATGAGGGCCAGGTTATGAGCGGTTTCAGGTTGCAGCGAGAAGCAATTGAAGAATTAATAAATCAACTGAAAGGTTAATATGCTTAACAAAGTAATAGCAACAGATAATCAAATAAATATTCCAACAGACATAATCTTCTGTCTGGACTTGGAATCCGGGCAGCTAAAGTTGCCGGTGCCCGAGGTCCTGGCTAAAATTTATGATTATAAAAAAAGCTCTTCAGCAGAGGAGTGGCCGATTATCGTAGATAAATTGATTAAGATCATATCAAGAATGGTCAATTCAAATGTTGATGATGACGTAAAAGCCAGAGCTTTGAGGTCAATCCAGAGTTGTCTGCTTAACCTGAGTGATGAGAAGTATAGGTTTATTCAGCCTCGGATGGTACGTGACTTAGAGTTATTGAGGTCAACTCCGCAGAAAAAATGGGAAGCATTTTTAAACCAAAAAGCGTCCGATAGCAATGTTTCAAATAAGGATGCGCTTGATGGTCATCCTGCGCTGCGCATCGAGTTCCATGACGACCTGGTAAGTTTGGCCCATATTAATCATCGCTGTTCCTCCTTATCTGTTGATGAAGCTATCCGAATATTATCTGAATATATATCAACTAAAAATTTAACTCAGTTGGAAAGAAATATTGGTCGTCATGAGTGTAAAGAAAGTTTTTGGAATACTTTTTTACGGCAAACATATAGTAATTCCAATGTCAAATATAAGGATATCTTAAAAAAGCAATCAAACCTGCAACTTGAGTATGCAGATGGCCGGGTCACCATTAAATATAGTAATTATTCAAAAACATTTGATGTTAACACCGCGGCGAATATTTTAGCAAAATACGCGGAATATATGTACGAAGCGGATAACGCTCAAGATGATGCTGTATATTCGGAAGAGTTTGGCGCCGGATATGATTACTTGGTAAATCATTTAAGATCGACAGATCAGATTAAAAGTTCTGAATTGGAAAAATGGGAGAATTTTTTAAATCAGGTAATGCCTGTCTCCAAGAAAACAGTGAGCGATTTGGTAACCCTGACAAGCAGAGCCAACAGCCTTGTAGTTGAGATTAATAATGATGTGGTAACTATAGGGTTTAATGATCAGGCCTGTAGAGTTGATACAGATGAAGCCGTTGAGATTTTAAGTGAATACATTGGAATCATTGATCAATTCGGTTTTAAAGATGATCCTCTCTGCCGTGGTCTGGTAATGACCGCAAATATGCATCTTTTTGAAACCATTAAAACGCACTTGGGAAGTACGCCAAACATAACATCCGTTGAATCTCCGAAATGGAGACGCTTTCTGGACCAGATAGGTCCGCATTCAAAAATTTCTTTTAGAGATTTATTAAGTAATATTAATCGTTTCCGACTGGAAGCCGATGGAGAATGGATAACCATTGGTTATTCTACTCAAAATTGTAAAGTCTCAGTGGATAAAGCAATCCGAATATTAAGCGAGGTGGCTTTGGTTTTGGACAGATATGATCGTGGGCCGTCTTCTCCATGTAACAGCAACCAGGTCTCGGCGGTTTTTACTGTATTGTTAAGCAATATCAGCAGATATTCTGTAATTAGGGCCGCAGACTGGAATAATTTTCTGATGAATAATCAAAAATTAAAAGATTTGATTAAAGCAAATGAACTGGAATTACAGTTCGAGAATAATCAGGTCCAAATCAAATATAAACATAACGACCAGATCTATTCTAAAAGTTTATATTTTGATGAAGCCATAGAGGTTCTTTCGAGTTTCGTTTCATCACTAAAGGCTGCCGATTTAGCTTTGTCTTCATGTGATGAAGGCGCCAGGCTTAACTGTTTGCGGCTAAAGATAGAAGCTGAGCAGGAATTTGTTGACTGCCTAAAAAAGATCTGACCTTCCACAATACGATTACACGGCTCAACATTTCAACAACTATAGATCATTGGCCAGCTTTTTCAGTTTCCCCACATTTTCCGTACTGCCAATAACAATCATCACTGTGCCTTCGGGCAATTCTTCATCCGGGAAAGGATTGTAAACAAAGCTGTCCGAATTTGGTTTTTTCAGCGAAAGGATAAGCAGGCCGGTAAAATCCCTGATTTTGGAACTGCCTATGGTATGCTTGATAAGATCCGAACCCTTACGCACTGTTACTTCAGAGAAACGGGTATTACTGGAAGTATCGCGCATCATAATATCCAGAAATGTTGTGACAGAAGGCCGGATCATTTCCGAGACCATACGCAAACCGCCGATCAGGTTCGGTGAAATTATGGAATTTACTCCTACTGTTTTCAGCTTGTCTATGGCTTCCGGATCATTAGCGCTGGATACTATACGAATACCGGGATTGAGCTTTTTGGCCGAGACGATAACAAACAGATTATCTTTATCATCCAAAGTGGTGATGATACCCGAAGCGGTTTCTATACCCGCGGCAAGCAAATTGTCATTATGATAAGCGTCGCCGTAAATATACATTAAATCTCTGTATTGATGGGTAAGCTGATTTATTTCATTCATATCAGAGGAGATGATAACAAAGTCATTTTTGGTGCTGTACAGTTCATCAATGATTTTTTTGATCATTACTCCTCCCCCGCAGAGTATAATATGGTTTTTTAGTTTATTGATCATTCTTTGCATCTTTCTCCTCCTTAGTATCTCCTTTAATTCGCCGTCTGTGATAACCGAAGTTATAGTAGAAGCAACATACATGATATTGCCCATACCGAACATGATCAGGATCATGGTAAAAATACGTCCCTGAGGATTATGACTGAGGTCAATTATTTCCCCATAGCCGATAGTTGTCAGCGTTATTACTGTCATATATAAAGCATCAAGAAATGAAGAACCTGGAGCGAAAATATGATAACCGCTTACACCTATACTTATGGTGATGAGCAGCAGGAAGATGGCGAAAAGGATCCTTTGTTGCAGGCTTAAAGTCATACTATTCTATGCGTACCGGTCCAGGATTTTTCCAATATTATTCAGCTGTTCCTGCACAGCAGTTTCTGTAACATATTCATCATGAAAATTATTTTTACCAATTTCAGGCGTGGCGGATACAATGTCCAGCGAAAACATTTCCGAAGGTTTTACCAGTGGTTTGGTGTTTGTTTCATTACTATAATAAGCGGCAAAATTTACTGGCTGGAAACCTTGGATGCTTTCTACCATAGCTACTGCTCTTCAGAGAAAACCAGGGCAGTAAAAGCTTTTAATTCACAGTCTTTTTGCAGGTAACAATTAGAGGGAAGACCTGCTTTGTTGCAGACTCCTTCCAAATATTGCGTCTGGTTCCATTTTTGTTCAACCGGCACTTGCGGCAATAATACTCCGGATGAATATTTGTAACTCACCAGCAGTCCGTGTTTGCCTACCACTACATTTTTATAGTTAATGGGAAGCAAAGGTGAAAGGACACTTATTTCTATGTGAATATTCGGTAGTTCTTCTTTGGTTAACGCATTGAACCTCGGATCGTGAAAAGCAGACTGAATTGCCATTTTTTGAACTCCTATATATAACGGATATTGTCCTATTATATTGCCGATACAACCCCTTAATTGATGGTTAACAGTTAAGGTCACAAATACTCCGGTTACCTGATCCAATGCCGGATAATTGTTTTCAATCAAATGAATTTTGTCGCTTAATAGATGATTTTCAATGGTTTCACGGGCTATAGATAATAAAAATTGTTTCTCTTCGTGACTTAATTTTATTTCCATAATCTTATTATTAATTAAACCATTTCATTATTGAAAAGTACAACTTATTATTAAATAATCTGGTAATTTTTTTATCATCAAATTTATCCAGTAAGCCCTTTTTGTTCAGGAGATAATTCAATACATCTATTCGGTTCTGCAATACAGCCGGATCAATGGCGCTGGCGTACCTGGACTGTTCGCTGATTTGTATTAACTGCTCCAGAACCGGGTCTTCTTTTAATTCCGTTTGCAGTTGGGTATTGGATGGTAGAAGATTAAGTATTTCCCAGGTGTCTTTTTGAAAGTTGTAGGAGTTCAGAACGTTCGCAGCCTTCATGGTTTCATTCCTCTGGTTAAAATAAATACCTACGTATGCTCCTTTAAATTCCTGAATACCGTTTTGAGATTGGGGTACCGGGTAAACCGAAAACGCGAATTCCTGTTTTTTCAGGATATTGTACATCCATAGACCTGAAATTATTGAATAATCCTCACGTTTCAAAAAAGCCTCAACCGGATTATCTTTAAACATACCGGGATATATTTTCTTAAGAGTAGCCAGCAATTTAACAGTATAGAGCATGTTTTGTGTGGAAAAGGGTGACTGGCTTACCCAGAATGGAAGTTGATCATTAAAAAACGAAAGAAAATTATAAAAATCATTGGCAAGCCACTTATTGGGAAAGGACATCAAATTTGTATGATTTTGTAAATAATTCAATGTATCGGTCCATGTCCGCACAGGTATGGCAGGATTATCACCCCATACATAGAAAGCTCGTATATCCCAGAATAACGGTTTTACTTTGTAAAAGTTGGAATAATACTGCGCTACAAAAGGAATGTATGTGTGCCCGGTCAGCAGTATATCCGGCAGCTTTTTGTTTTTGAAACTTTTAGTAATCTCTTTAAAGGCATTATCCCAGTAGATTATCCGGATTTTTGCCTGCGGAAAGTATTGCTGCAAAATAGGTGTAATTTTATCTTCCTGTCCTTTATCCAGGGTTAACCATAAATCCAGGGGAAAAACAAAAGAAAAAAGGATAAAAAAACAGAAGAAATATTTCGCCCGCATTGTATTTCAATTATAATAAGATGAAGGATAAAAAGTCAAAGGAGGATTTGTTCATGGAAATAAAAATCGAACACCCATCTCAGCCTGAAGAATTAAATGCTCTGGGCGTGCCGGGCTGGCCTACCTGGCAATCACCGGTATGTGAGTTTGATTGGCATTATGACAGCACAGAACTGGCATACATATTGGAAGGAAGGGTTATTGTGGTCACACCTCAGGGAGAAATCGAAATTAAAAAAGGTGATTATGTAACTTTTCCTGCCGGTTTAAGTTGCAAATGGAAAGTGTTGGAAGCCATAAAGAAACATTATAAGTTTATTTAGCACCTCACATTATTAAATGATGTCATTCCGAGCGAAGTCGAGGAATCTTTAGTTAACAAATGATAGCATTTTCTATATAAAAGATCCCTCCATTGCGCTTCGCTCCAGTCGGGATGA includes the following:
- a CDS encoding DNA-3-methyladenine glycosylase codes for the protein MNFKDLQILPEHFFLQDTIKIARQLLGKYLIKVQNNGKVLGGMIVESEAYEQDDPASHSYRGQTPRNEPMFRKGGISYVYFIYGMYHCFNVVTGLDGVGSAILIRSLEPLFGEDIMKKNRKTDNIKKLTSGPGMLCQALDITRKDNCVNLQNGHIGIYHDRTDNVKINIVQVPRIGIKEENKKLYRFYIKGNEYVSVK
- a CDS encoding NAD-binding protein; this translates as MTLSLQQRILFAIFLLLITISIGVSGYHIFAPGSSFLDALYMTVITLTTIGYGEIIDLSHNPQGRIFTMILIMFGMGNIMYVASTITSVITDGELKEILRRRKMQRMINKLKNHIILCGGGVMIKKIIDELYSTKNDFVIISSDMNEINQLTHQYRDLMYIYGDAYHNDNLLAAGIETASGIITTLDDKDNLFVIVSAKKLNPGIRIVSSANDPEAIDKLKTVGVNSIISPNLIGGLRMVSEMIRPSVTTFLDIMMRDTSSNTRFSEVTVRKGSDLIKHTIGSSKIRDFTGLLILSLKKPNSDSFVYNPFPDEELPEGTVMIVIGSTENVGKLKKLANDL
- the amrA gene encoding AmmeMemoRadiSam system protein A; translation: MEIKLSHEEKQFLLSIARETIENHLLSDKIHLIENNYPALDQVTGVFVTLTVNHQLRGCIGNIIGQYPLYIGVQKMAIQSAFHDPRFNALTKEELPNIHIEISVLSPLLPINYKNVVVGKHGLLVSYKYSSGVLLPQVPVEQKWNQTQYLEGVCNKAGLPSNCYLQKDCELKAFTALVFSEEQ
- a CDS encoding cupin domain-containing protein, encoding MEIKIEHPSQPEELNALGVPGWPTWQSPVCEFDWHYDSTELAYILEGRVIVVTPQGEIEIKKGDYVTFPAGLSCKWKVLEAIKKHYKFI